From one Terriglobales bacterium genomic stretch:
- a CDS encoding alpha/beta fold hydrolase, translating into MAGVTLDVFADWQEYFRKRQPSMLITWGKHDGIFTVEGAELYKRDIPSAELHLFDTGHFALEEEVDRIGSLMHEFLDRIQKTRKAASA; encoded by the coding sequence TTGGCCGGTGTTACGCTGGATGTCTTTGCCGACTGGCAGGAGTATTTCCGTAAACGACAGCCCTCCATGCTGATCACTTGGGGCAAACACGATGGAATCTTTACAGTGGAGGGTGCTGAACTCTACAAAAGAGATATCCCCAGTGCAGAGCTCCATCTTTTCGACACGGGCCATTTCGCGTTGGAAGAAGAAGTGGATCGGATTGGGTCGTTGATGCATGAGTTTCTCGACCGCATTCAGAAAACGCGCAAAGCTGCATCCGCCTAA